The Colias croceus chromosome 6, ilColCroc2.1 genome contains the following window.
TGTCTACAATCCAATCATGACGATCGAAAGGCAACTCATATCTGGAAAGTAATAAAATCACATTAAAAAGTGTGTATATAATGTTACACAaacataatttcatattattgcATCACCTACTCACCCAAGCATTGATCGAATACGAGCTCTAGGGCTGTATTGGGTTGCCTTTCCTCCAAAACTCTTAAGTCTGGGATGTCCACATTCCTTGGCATGTAAGGCTTCCCACTTCAAGACCTCTAGCCATGCCTTAAAAATTAGGgatttttagtaggtataaaagTCAAATGTCactaacatatttaaaaaaactactacaacgaaaacataaaacattttacttcAGTACATCTAGGTTAATTACCTGTTCATTGTTGGCATTatgaattttgatgatatCATCCATATCCTTAGGCTTAATGTCTTCATCCTTCCAACGCCAACCTTTGCGTAACATTGCATTCCAAAACATTTGTTGACTTGGATATACCCAGAATTCGGTGGATCCATCAGGCATAGCACGAGGGATACTGGATACTTGTCTCTGAGTAGGAAGCTCAAATGGTTGGTCTGGTGCAGGTTGTTGATTAGCTGGAGGCATCTACAAAATTATACACATTTTATAGTATACCTAAGCGTTTTTAGATTTGATTTAATTCTTAATCAAATGTTCTTAATATACCATGTTGTAAGGATTAACATCATCTCTTTGGATGGGACATTCTGATGGGCGTGATTCTGCCTTTTTCTCTTGATTTTCCATTTTATTGTGCATAGGGCATTCTGCGGGTGGATTAACATTTTTGGCAAAATTTCTAGGCTTCTCCGCCTCTGTTGATACTGTACTACCCATTTCGTAGATGCCTTACGTAAGGCTGCGAGGTTATCTTAACATGATATGCCTGAAACggataatgtataatattacaacTATTAAATTTTGGAAGCTTTTTGGTATCATATCACATGTTCTAAGAAACTCAATAAAtgtattcaaaaataaaaagcaccTGATTAAAACGGAAAGATCCAAGACAGGACtgtcaaaaatcaaaattaaaaatataatttggtcATTTTGACAGATGACATAATAATAGACAATTCTAAATGATAATGTTATGGTGGCAGTACACATGGGGCCAACGTGTTGGGCCAATGGGTTGGGCCAACGTGTAGAGAGCTACTTGGCGGTATGTTGGCTTCATTAGCCTAGTTGGCGCCAATATTGGCAGGCCAACCGAATGTTGTCGGTTTTTTGTGCACACTTCAAAGGATCTTGGCGCGCTACGCAAACAGCGTTCACACGTTGGTGTCTTGTTCAGTTTATTGTTACTCGTCAGCGGAGACAGTATCGTTGCGCGTCAATGAAATTTACGTTTCCATGTTCCGATAGCGATGGCGGCGCCGATGTGGACA
Protein-coding sequences here:
- the LOC123692519 gene encoding holocytochrome c-type synthase gives rise to the protein MGSTVSTEAEKPRNFAKNVNPPAECPMHNKMENQEKKAESRPSECPIQRDDVNPYNMMPPANQQPAPDQPFELPTQRQVSSIPRAMPDGSTEFWVYPSQQMFWNAMLRKGWRWKDEDIKPKDMDDIIKIHNANNEQAWLEVLKWEALHAKECGHPRLKSFGGKATQYSPRARIRSMLGYELPFDRHDWIVDRCGKEVRYIIDYYDGGEVDSKNEFALLDVRPAMDSFENVWDRMKVMYMRYRFELLENKENPKITN